From the genome of Schaalia dentiphila ATCC 17982, one region includes:
- a CDS encoding HRDC domain-containing protein, with translation MLVNNGGGLPQGDTDNPELIAQPRGGTPAVIDTQKDLEAAARALSTGSAPIALDVERAQGFRYGSDPYLVQIRREDVGTFLIDTHALPDLSVLQPGVEDVWLLHDCLQDLPNLRQVGLRPSTLFDTEIAARLIGLERFGLAAVVEQVLGLGLVKDHQASDWSVRPLPKEWLRYAALDVELLTELYYRLSKRLDEMGRWEWAQQEFGYALSVTPPGPKPDRWRSIPGAGKIRSRRGLAVLKALWETRESIARRIDLSPGRLVRNAALVRAASNPPRNKRALMSISEFRSPVARQYEDEWMRALASVAAMTEDELPPKRKPMQPGSIPEPHHWNRIDEASAARLGTVRNAVASVASSLGLAPEVVLAPQVQRYLAWAPLDPARPSGDEVEERMVNRGARDWQIDLTLDPICDALGV, from the coding sequence GTGCTGGTCAACAATGGCGGCGGTTTGCCGCAGGGCGATACGGATAATCCGGAGCTCATTGCGCAGCCGCGTGGGGGGACCCCCGCCGTTATTGACACCCAGAAGGATCTTGAGGCTGCAGCTCGTGCACTGAGCACTGGTTCGGCCCCGATCGCCCTGGACGTCGAGCGCGCTCAGGGCTTCCGCTACGGCTCCGATCCTTACCTCGTGCAGATTCGCCGCGAGGACGTGGGCACGTTCCTCATCGACACGCACGCACTGCCGGACCTGTCCGTGCTGCAGCCGGGCGTGGAGGACGTGTGGCTGCTGCACGATTGTTTGCAGGATCTGCCGAATCTGCGCCAGGTTGGGCTGCGCCCCTCCACTCTCTTCGACACCGAAATCGCGGCGCGCCTCATCGGCCTGGAGCGTTTCGGGCTGGCGGCCGTCGTCGAGCAGGTGCTCGGCCTGGGCCTCGTCAAGGATCACCAGGCCTCGGACTGGTCGGTGCGTCCCCTGCCGAAGGAATGGCTACGCTACGCAGCCCTCGACGTTGAGCTGCTGACGGAGCTCTACTACCGCCTCTCGAAGCGGCTCGATGAGATGGGCCGTTGGGAGTGGGCGCAGCAGGAGTTCGGCTACGCCCTGTCGGTCACCCCTCCCGGTCCGAAGCCCGATCGCTGGCGTTCCATACCCGGCGCGGGCAAGATCCGTTCTCGCCGCGGCCTCGCGGTCCTCAAGGCCCTGTGGGAAACACGCGAGTCGATCGCTCGGCGCATCGACCTCAGCCCCGGCCGCCTCGTTCGTAACGCCGCCCTCGTACGCGCGGCCTCGAATCCTCCGCGCAACAAGCGCGCGCTCATGAGCATTAGCGAGTTCCGCTCCCCCGTCGCCCGCCAGTATGAGGACGAGTGGATGCGAGCCCTCGCCAGCGTGGCCGCCATGACGGAGGACGAGCTGCCTCCCAAGCGCAAGCCCATGCAGCCCGGGTCGATCCCGGAACCGCACCACTGGAATCGCATCGACGAGGCCTCGGCCGCGCGCCTGGGAACGGTGCGTAACGCGGTCGCTTCGGTCGCGTCGAGTCTCGGTCTAGCACCCGAGGTTGTACTCGCTCCCCAGGTGCAGCGCTATCTCGCGTGGGCTCCCCTGGATCCGGCACGCCCGTCGGGCGATGAGGTCGAGGAGCGTATGGTCAATCGCGGTGCGCGCGACTGGCAGATCGATCTGACGCTCGACCCGATCTGCGACGCGCTCGGCGTCTGA
- the dxs gene encoding 1-deoxy-D-xylulose-5-phosphate synthase yields MSGTRESRDLLSRCSAPRELRRLEREQLDELAAEIRAFLIDNVSRTGGHLGPNLGVVELTIGLHRVFRSPQDTIIFDTGHQAYVHKLLTGRQDFSSLRCPGGLSGYPSRGESEHDVVESSHASASLAWVDGISREKHRQGDRTWTVGVIGDGALTGGLAWEALNNIATAKNRRIMIIVNDNGRSYAPTIGGLAAHLDALRTSARYEKALAWGKQHLLSHGTPGRAAYDALHGLKSGIKDALMPQVMFEDLGLKYIGPVNGHDIAAVETALRRGRSLDEPVLVHMITEKGRGYTPAEEHIADRFHAVGPIHPETGLPVAPERFGWTGVFADEICAQAATRDDIVGITAAMMRPVGLGPMHEAYPGRVIDVGIAEAEAVASAAGMAYQGAHPVVALYATFLNRGFDQLLMDVALHRAGVTVVLDRAGVTGADGASHNGVWDIAMCSMIPGLRLAAPRDEQTLRARLREALDVDDAPTVIRYRKGSLPEPMPALRSVGGVDILFDEAVADSPARVLIVGTGACAPDAIEAARRLAAAGVSVTVADPQWMIPICPELATLVRDYDCVVSVEDGIVQGGFGWSLRDAVAETGVPVRCLGVPQEFPEHGERAAMIAQFGFDADGIERAARELVERIGER; encoded by the coding sequence ATGTCTGGAACACGAGAGTCACGCGACCTGCTGTCGCGCTGTAGCGCACCGCGGGAGCTGCGTCGCCTGGAACGCGAGCAGCTGGACGAATTGGCGGCGGAAATTCGCGCGTTCCTGATTGATAACGTGTCGCGAACGGGCGGGCATCTCGGCCCGAACCTGGGCGTCGTCGAGCTGACGATCGGCCTGCACCGGGTGTTCCGCTCCCCGCAGGATACGATCATTTTTGACACCGGCCACCAGGCGTACGTGCATAAGCTCCTCACCGGACGTCAGGATTTTTCGTCTTTGCGTTGCCCGGGAGGCCTGTCCGGCTACCCGTCGCGCGGTGAGTCTGAGCATGATGTCGTCGAGTCCTCGCATGCGTCGGCGTCGCTCGCGTGGGTGGATGGCATCTCGCGTGAGAAGCATCGCCAGGGGGATCGCACCTGGACCGTGGGTGTCATCGGCGATGGCGCGCTGACGGGAGGCCTCGCCTGGGAGGCACTCAACAACATCGCGACGGCGAAAAACCGCCGCATCATGATCATCGTCAACGACAACGGTCGTTCCTATGCGCCGACGATTGGCGGTCTCGCGGCTCACCTGGACGCGCTGCGCACCTCTGCCAGATACGAGAAGGCCCTGGCGTGGGGCAAACAGCACCTGCTGAGCCACGGTACGCCGGGACGCGCGGCCTACGACGCGCTGCACGGTCTGAAATCGGGCATCAAGGACGCGCTGATGCCCCAGGTCATGTTCGAAGACCTTGGCCTGAAGTACATCGGCCCCGTGAACGGCCACGACATCGCGGCGGTCGAGACCGCTCTGCGCCGCGGTCGCTCCCTCGACGAGCCGGTCCTCGTCCACATGATCACCGAAAAGGGCCGCGGCTACACGCCGGCCGAGGAGCACATCGCTGACCGTTTCCACGCGGTCGGCCCGATTCACCCGGAGACCGGGCTCCCGGTCGCCCCCGAGCGCTTCGGTTGGACGGGAGTCTTCGCCGACGAGATCTGCGCTCAGGCCGCCACGCGCGACGACATCGTTGGGATTACGGCCGCGATGATGCGCCCCGTGGGCCTTGGCCCCATGCACGAGGCCTACCCGGGTCGCGTGATCGACGTCGGCATCGCCGAGGCCGAGGCTGTCGCCTCCGCCGCCGGCATGGCCTACCAGGGCGCACACCCCGTCGTGGCGCTCTACGCGACCTTCCTGAACCGCGGCTTCGACCAGCTTCTCATGGACGTCGCCCTCCACCGCGCGGGCGTCACTGTCGTGCTGGACCGCGCGGGTGTGACGGGCGCGGACGGCGCCTCGCATAACGGCGTCTGGGACATCGCGATGTGCTCGATGATCCCGGGCCTGCGTCTGGCGGCTCCCCGCGACGAGCAGACGCTGCGCGCGCGCCTTCGTGAGGCTCTCGACGTCGATGACGCTCCCACCGTCATCCGGTACCGCAAGGGATCGCTGCCCGAGCCCATGCCGGCGCTACGCAGCGTCGGGGGAGTGGACATTCTCTTCGACGAGGCAGTGGCTGATTCACCCGCTCGGGTGCTCATCGTGGGCACCGGCGCCTGCGCGCCCGACGCGATCGAGGCTGCGCGTCGCCTGGCTGCTGCCGGAGTGAGTGTTACGGTCGCTGATCCACAGTGGATGATCCCCATCTGCCCGGAGCTGGCGACGTTGGTGCGGGACTACGACTGCGTCGTGAGCGTCGAGGACGGCATCGTTCAGGGCGGTTTCGGATGGTCGCTGCGCGACGCGGTCGCGGAGACCGGCGTGCCCGTGCGCTGCCTGGGCGTGCCGCAAGAATTCCCCGAGCACGGCGAACGCGCGGCCATGATCGCGCAGTTCGGCTTCGACGCCGACGGCATCGAACGCGCGGCCCGCGAGCTCGTCGAGCGAATCGGCGAGCGCTAG
- a CDS encoding DUF5979 domain-containing protein yields MNHAFGAGSTVECTPQKLTVTFPEIPANQSAIVENPTRVEGAKRAACVVGKFSNTVKFNVPGKKFSPVTMAMCFSASADAFARQSFSVTKKVDGELPEHAKDLEYTLTITLKNDSDPSVNKTYQATVKAGKSDSYPGALPLGTEVTVSEGDLPSADGVTLNEVESCVFDTAQGVTLKANNREATFTLSEDHLFALNLNNKLMPTPKPTPKPNAEHAGGKTWSSHPRVLRA; encoded by the coding sequence TTGAATCATGCCTTCGGCGCTGGATCTACGGTCGAGTGCACGCCCCAGAAGCTGACCGTGACCTTCCCTGAGATCCCCGCGAACCAGTCGGCGATCGTCGAGAATCCGACTCGCGTTGAGGGGGCCAAGCGTGCCGCTTGCGTCGTCGGTAAGTTCTCCAACACCGTGAAGTTCAATGTGCCCGGCAAGAAGTTTTCGCCCGTCACGATGGCGATGTGTTTCAGTGCGTCCGCGGATGCCTTCGCGCGCCAGAGCTTCTCTGTGACGAAGAAGGTCGATGGCGAGCTCCCCGAACACGCGAAGGACCTCGAGTACACCCTGACCATCACGCTGAAGAACGATTCCGATCCGTCGGTCAACAAGACCTACCAGGCGACTGTCAAGGCGGGCAAGAGCGACAGCTACCCGGGTGCCCTCCCTCTGGGCACCGAGGTCACCGTCTCCGAGGGTGACCTGCCCTCCGCCGACGGCGTCACCTTGAACGAGGTCGAGAGTTGCGTGTTCGATACCGCTCAGGGCGTCACCCTCAAGGCTAACAACCGTGAGGCCACGTTCACGCTCAGCGAGGATCACCTCTTTGCTCTCAACCTGAACAACAAGCTGATGCCGACTCCTAAGCCGACTCCTAAGCCGAATGCGGAACACGCGGGTGGGAAGACATGGTCTTCCCACCCGCGTGTTCTACGTGCGTGA
- the glgX gene encoding glycogen debranching protein GlgX gives METRPGKAYPLGATFDGTGTNFAIYSSVATSVTLCLLDDNLNEMRIPMTEVDAYVWHVYVPQVRAGQCYGYRIDGPWDPQNGLRCDPSKLLLDPYAKAIEGQLKDSLDLLSYQADDPLMLKGGDSADATMHSVVVNPFFDWEGDRSPGHDYSESIIYEAHIKGMTMRHPDIPEELRGTYAGMAHPAIIEHLTKLGITTVELMPIQQFTNDTTLQAKGLSNYWGYNTIGYFAPHNGYAATKDPGAQVSEFKAMVKALHAANIEVILDVVYNHTAEGNHMGPTLSFRGIDNPSYYRLVDGDRQHYFDTTGTGNSLLMSSPQVLQLIMDSLRYWVTEMHVDGFRFDLASTLARQFAEVDRLSAFFDLIHQDPVVSQVKLIAEPWDVGADGYQVGGFPPLWSEWNGRYRDTVRDFWRGEFSSLPDFASRLAGSSDLYGTTGRKPMASINFITAHDGFTLRDLVSYNEKHNEANLEGGADGANDNRSWNCGAEGDTDDEEIIELRYRQQRNFLTTLMFSQGVPMIAHGDELGRTQRGNNNVYCQDNELSWINWDLNEHDYKLLRFTRHLIHLRRDHPVMRRRRFLEGPAQRGGESELGEIEWFTPAGTHMTEEEWNQPWARSTMVFYNGDAIREPDANGRRILDDDFLLLLNAAPEPVDFTLPDAKYGHIWHTVVDTAGDDDRSEYHSGDIVHVGPRTSFILRNPRRLESPEQQRP, from the coding sequence ATGGAAACGCGACCTGGCAAGGCCTACCCTCTGGGTGCCACCTTTGACGGAACCGGAACGAACTTCGCGATCTACTCCTCGGTTGCGACGTCTGTGACACTGTGCCTCTTGGATGACAACCTCAACGAAATGCGCATCCCCATGACGGAAGTCGATGCCTACGTGTGGCACGTCTACGTGCCACAGGTGCGCGCCGGCCAGTGCTACGGCTACCGCATCGACGGCCCCTGGGACCCCCAGAACGGTTTACGCTGTGACCCTTCGAAGCTCCTTCTCGACCCCTATGCTAAGGCGATCGAGGGACAGCTGAAGGATTCTCTTGACCTCCTCTCCTATCAGGCCGACGATCCCCTCATGCTCAAGGGCGGCGACTCCGCCGATGCAACCATGCACTCCGTCGTCGTCAATCCCTTCTTCGACTGGGAGGGGGACCGCAGCCCGGGACACGACTACTCCGAGTCGATCATCTACGAGGCCCACATCAAGGGCATGACGATGCGTCACCCGGACATCCCGGAGGAACTGCGCGGCACCTACGCGGGCATGGCGCACCCGGCGATTATCGAGCACCTGACGAAGCTCGGCATCACCACGGTCGAGCTCATGCCGATCCAGCAGTTCACGAACGATACGACGCTCCAGGCCAAGGGATTGTCGAACTATTGGGGCTACAACACGATCGGCTACTTCGCCCCACACAACGGTTACGCGGCTACGAAGGACCCTGGCGCACAGGTTTCTGAGTTCAAGGCAATGGTGAAGGCCCTGCACGCGGCTAACATTGAGGTCATCCTCGACGTCGTCTACAACCACACGGCAGAGGGCAACCACATGGGCCCAACCCTCTCTTTCCGCGGCATCGACAATCCTTCCTACTACCGCCTTGTCGACGGGGATCGTCAGCACTACTTCGACACGACGGGCACGGGCAACTCCCTCCTCATGAGCTCTCCGCAGGTCCTTCAGCTCATCATGGACTCGCTGCGCTACTGGGTGACGGAAATGCATGTGGACGGCTTCCGCTTCGATCTTGCCTCCACCCTGGCTCGCCAGTTCGCCGAGGTCGACCGACTGTCCGCTTTCTTCGATCTCATCCACCAGGACCCCGTGGTCTCGCAGGTCAAGCTCATCGCGGAGCCATGGGACGTGGGTGCGGACGGCTACCAGGTTGGCGGCTTCCCTCCCCTATGGTCCGAATGGAACGGCAGGTATCGCGACACCGTGCGCGACTTCTGGCGCGGCGAGTTCTCCTCGCTCCCTGACTTCGCCTCCCGCCTGGCCGGTTCCTCCGACCTCTACGGGACGACCGGCCGCAAGCCCATGGCGTCCATCAACTTCATCACCGCTCACGATGGATTCACACTGCGCGATCTTGTGTCCTACAACGAGAAGCACAACGAGGCGAACCTCGAGGGTGGGGCGGACGGCGCGAACGACAACCGTTCGTGGAACTGCGGCGCCGAAGGCGACACGGATGACGAGGAGATCATCGAGCTACGCTACCGTCAGCAGCGCAACTTCCTGACGACCCTCATGTTTTCCCAGGGCGTGCCGATGATCGCCCACGGCGACGAGCTTGGCCGCACCCAGCGGGGCAACAACAACGTGTACTGCCAGGACAATGAGCTCTCGTGGATCAACTGGGATTTGAATGAGCACGACTACAAGCTCCTGCGTTTCACCCGCCATCTCATCCACCTGCGACGCGATCACCCGGTGATGCGCCGCCGGCGTTTCCTGGAGGGTCCCGCGCAGCGCGGCGGTGAGTCCGAGCTCGGCGAGATCGAATGGTTCACCCCGGCGGGCACACACATGACGGAAGAGGAATGGAACCAGCCGTGGGCGCGCTCGACGATGGTCTTCTACAACGGCGATGCCATCCGTGAGCCCGACGCAAACGGTCGCCGCATCCTCGACGACGATTTCCTGCTGCTGCTCAACGCTGCTCCGGAACCCGTCGACTTCACGCTCCCTGACGCGAAGTATGGGCACATCTGGCACACCGTCGTCGACACGGCGGGCGACGATGATCGCTCCGAGTACCACTCCGGCGACATCGTACACGTCGGACCGCGTACCTCGTTCATCCTGCGCAACCCCCGCCGCTTGGAATCGCCGGAGCAACAACGACCGTGA
- a CDS encoding alpha/beta hydrolase family protein produces MSVTVAPHGLWKSPISGDSFTARSVTLSQVRVDGPDTYWVEGHPLQGGRGTLLRRRGTGETGEVLPLIDGSRLPDVGTRVHEYGGKAYAVHHGVIVFSDQTDGRVYAFDTADPRRVVRPLTTLSKVRYGDFWIADVRDLVYAVAEDHSAPGEPVNKIVAIPLDGSAARDDSAIITVFEGTDFAQAPTVSPDGTKIAWITWNHPNMPWTYSQLRVASLTFEGTIDQEVVLVDRPGVCIYEPRWTLDGDLIHVDDSSGWANLYRTQGFVWKEGEDPNAWTSRLRTRALHPGPHAFSHPHWQLGLHSYDNYDNDYLVCSWAEDQVWHIGTVRIDNGMAEEWATGWWPIGNVAAADGRVVFLADSATHTPAIIEVSRGKTKVLRPSSEAEVPTALVSTAEMLTWKTSDGEEAHGFYYAPVNPEFTAPEGELPPLIVNVHGGPTEAARPGLQVPFQYWTSRGFAVLDVNFRGSTSFGRPYRERINGNWGVMDVQDCIDGAQYLIDLGRVDPKRIAIRGRSSGGFTVLNALVSSDVFTAGASFSGIADLVKLKETSHKFESHYDAILLGTDDTSDPVWAQRSPINRVGDIKAPLMLLQGTDDPVVPASQAQEMYEALRANGNAVALKLYQGEGHRFRSAINIKDAWQSELAFYRTVWGIATDAPIHVEIANL; encoded by the coding sequence ATGTCCGTCACCGTCGCACCCCACGGCCTGTGGAAGTCCCCCATTTCGGGCGATTCTTTCACTGCCCGTTCGGTCACGCTCTCCCAGGTTCGCGTCGACGGACCCGACACCTACTGGGTGGAGGGACATCCGCTCCAGGGCGGACGTGGGACGCTGCTGCGCCGTCGCGGTACGGGGGAAACGGGCGAGGTCCTGCCTCTCATCGACGGTTCCCGCCTGCCCGATGTCGGCACGCGCGTGCACGAGTACGGCGGCAAGGCATACGCCGTTCACCACGGCGTCATCGTGTTCTCCGATCAGACAGACGGCCGCGTCTACGCCTTTGATACGGCCGATCCGCGCCGCGTCGTGCGTCCCCTGACGACCCTGTCGAAGGTCCGCTACGGCGACTTCTGGATCGCCGACGTGCGCGACCTCGTGTACGCGGTGGCCGAGGACCACTCTGCCCCGGGCGAGCCCGTCAACAAGATTGTCGCTATCCCTCTCGATGGCTCCGCCGCCCGCGACGACAGCGCGATCATCACGGTGTTCGAGGGCACCGACTTCGCTCAGGCTCCGACGGTCTCCCCCGACGGCACCAAGATCGCCTGGATCACGTGGAACCACCCGAACATGCCGTGGACCTACTCTCAGCTGCGCGTCGCATCCCTGACCTTCGAGGGCACCATCGATCAGGAGGTCGTCCTGGTGGATCGCCCGGGCGTGTGCATCTATGAGCCGCGCTGGACGCTCGACGGCGATCTCATCCACGTGGATGACTCCTCTGGCTGGGCAAACCTGTACCGCACCCAGGGCTTCGTGTGGAAGGAAGGCGAGGACCCGAACGCCTGGACCTCGCGTCTGCGCACTCGCGCGCTGCACCCGGGACCCCACGCGTTCTCGCACCCGCACTGGCAGCTCGGCCTGCACTCCTACGACAACTACGACAACGACTACCTCGTGTGCTCGTGGGCCGAGGACCAGGTCTGGCACATCGGAACCGTGCGCATCGACAACGGCATGGCCGAGGAGTGGGCGACCGGCTGGTGGCCCATCGGTAACGTCGCCGCAGCGGACGGCCGCGTCGTCTTCCTCGCGGACTCCGCGACGCACACTCCCGCGATCATCGAAGTGTCGCGCGGCAAGACCAAGGTTTTGCGTCCCTCGTCGGAGGCCGAGGTGCCCACCGCCCTCGTCTCTACGGCTGAGATGCTCACGTGGAAGACCTCGGACGGCGAGGAGGCGCACGGCTTCTACTACGCGCCCGTGAACCCCGAGTTCACCGCCCCCGAGGGCGAGCTGCCACCGCTTATCGTCAACGTGCACGGTGGACCGACTGAAGCAGCCCGCCCCGGCCTGCAGGTGCCCTTCCAGTACTGGACCAGCCGAGGCTTCGCAGTTCTGGACGTGAACTTCCGAGGGTCGACGTCCTTCGGCCGTCCCTACCGTGAGCGCATCAACGGCAACTGGGGCGTCATGGACGTTCAGGACTGCATCGACGGCGCCCAGTACCTCATCGATCTTGGCCGCGTCGATCCAAAGCGAATCGCGATCCGTGGTCGTTCCTCCGGTGGCTTCACGGTGCTCAACGCGCTTGTGTCCTCCGATGTGTTCACCGCCGGCGCGTCGTTCTCGGGTATCGCCGACCTGGTGAAGTTGAAGGAAACCAGCCATAAGTTCGAGTCGCACTACGACGCGATTCTGCTCGGCACCGATGACACCTCAGACCCGGTGTGGGCGCAGCGCTCGCCCATCAACCGTGTCGGTGACATTAAGGCACCCCTCATGCTTCTGCAGGGCACCGACGACCCGGTCGTTCCCGCCTCGCAGGCCCAGGAGATGTACGAGGCACTGCGTGCCAACGGCAACGCGGTCGCCCTCAAGCTCTACCAGGGAGAGGGACACCGCTTCCGCTCGGCCATCAACATCAAGGATGCGTGGCAGTCGGAGCTGGCCTTCTACAGGACCGTCTGGGGCATCGCCACCGACGCCCCCATTCACGTGGAGATCGCAAACCTGTGA
- a CDS encoding DUF3000 family protein encodes MRALLSLRQADHLAHILLEEVPPPRRLAPFTAALAMRTTDEDEAGQPLSTGRMVILHDPVEQIGWNGTFRVVCQLRAQVDAEMIGDPMLSEGVWGWMLDCLETAGAGFHDITGTVTREMSEAFGGLELRGSALFVDVRASWTPNSEYLGEHLSGWADVMRRTAGIVPARHLEGV; translated from the coding sequence ATGCGGGCTCTGCTGTCCCTGCGACAGGCGGACCACCTGGCACACATACTCCTCGAGGAGGTGCCCCCACCTCGCCGTTTGGCCCCCTTTACGGCGGCGCTCGCGATGCGAACCACGGACGAGGACGAGGCCGGACAGCCCCTGTCGACTGGTCGTATGGTCATCCTGCACGACCCCGTGGAGCAGATCGGCTGGAACGGTACGTTCCGAGTCGTATGTCAGCTGCGCGCGCAAGTCGATGCCGAGATGATCGGCGACCCGATGTTGTCGGAGGGCGTGTGGGGCTGGATGCTCGATTGCCTGGAGACTGCGGGAGCTGGATTCCACGACATTACGGGCACGGTGACGCGCGAAATGAGCGAGGCCTTCGGCGGTCTTGAACTGCGAGGATCGGCTCTGTTCGTCGATGTGCGCGCCTCGTGGACGCCCAACAGTGAGTATCTTGGTGAGCATCTGTCCGGCTGGGCGGATGTCATGCGTCGGACGGCAGGGATTGTGCCTGCCCGTCATCTCGAAGGAGTCTGA
- a CDS encoding DUF5979 domain-containing protein, with protein sequence MVTLKRRHFGVLLAIFALVVSFFGLAQFIGAQAPASAAPLSCPEPTTNVSNKVTLDWDNAQLVDHTGRETKAVGDWWDLGIKLPWKTDGRVKAGDYFTYDASIVNTATGESVLRPNVARKFEVISNNGVVVGCGTWGADGMVTVVFNEKVESAAQWYGHVSTNGLTYYTGPGGEKYTVKLGKKVEREIDMLRRTPGVPRYQKDGWLTLGENEDGDENKAIMWRVVFPAGDKAVTGASIVDEVPAGSNWSFNCDVVNEYTKNHTYLVTDPTTYEGLRQDNDTSKGAFGAAAQVECSSSKVTVTLAEIPANQSAIILLPAHIDGAKRAGDVVGVFSNTVYFNILGGKVVEPITKTLHYGAAADAYAHQTFSVTKKVEGDLPESAQDLEYPLTITLKNDADPSVNKTFEASVKAGETYTYPTSLPLGTVVTVSEGDLPAGVGITWNDGESRVFEAADGVTLSADNREATFTLSDDQVYSLTLTNVLAPTPTPSATPSTPSPTPSATPSPAPQLAKTGTDAAGLGVLAGIVAIAGLSLVAAKRRSH encoded by the coding sequence ATGGTTACCCTGAAGCGCCGTCACTTCGGTGTTCTTCTTGCAATTTTCGCATTGGTTGTGAGTTTCTTTGGCCTGGCCCAGTTTATTGGCGCTCAGGCTCCTGCGTCCGCGGCTCCACTGAGCTGCCCCGAGCCGACTACGAATGTGAGCAACAAGGTCACCTTGGATTGGGACAATGCTCAGCTTGTCGACCACACTGGCCGTGAGACCAAGGCTGTGGGTGACTGGTGGGACCTCGGTATCAAGCTGCCGTGGAAGACCGACGGTCGCGTGAAGGCCGGTGACTACTTCACCTACGACGCCTCGATCGTCAACACTGCGACGGGGGAGAGCGTCCTCCGTCCGAACGTTGCCCGTAAGTTCGAGGTCATCTCCAACAATGGCGTCGTCGTCGGCTGCGGCACCTGGGGTGCTGACGGTATGGTAACCGTCGTATTCAACGAGAAGGTCGAGTCCGCCGCGCAATGGTACGGCCATGTCTCCACCAACGGCCTGACCTACTACACCGGTCCCGGCGGTGAGAAGTACACGGTCAAGCTCGGCAAGAAGGTCGAGCGTGAGATCGACATGCTGCGCCGCACCCCGGGTGTCCCCCGCTACCAGAAGGACGGCTGGCTGACCCTCGGTGAGAACGAAGATGGTGACGAGAACAAGGCCATCATGTGGCGCGTTGTCTTCCCCGCTGGCGACAAGGCCGTGACCGGCGCGTCGATCGTCGACGAGGTCCCCGCGGGCTCTAACTGGAGCTTCAACTGCGACGTCGTTAATGAATACACGAAGAACCACACCTACCTGGTGACCGATCCGACGACCTACGAGGGCCTCCGCCAGGACAATGACACCTCGAAGGGTGCCTTCGGTGCTGCTGCGCAGGTCGAGTGCTCCTCCTCCAAGGTGACCGTCACGCTCGCCGAGATTCCTGCGAACCAGTCCGCCATCATCCTGCTCCCCGCCCACATCGACGGTGCGAAGCGCGCCGGTGACGTCGTGGGTGTCTTCTCCAACACCGTCTACTTCAACATTCTCGGTGGCAAGGTCGTCGAGCCCATTACGAAGACCCTCCACTACGGTGCGGCCGCCGACGCGTACGCCCATCAGACCTTCTCCGTGACCAAGAAGGTCGAGGGTGACCTGCCCGAATCCGCACAGGACCTCGAGTACCCGCTGACGATCACCTTGAAGAATGACGCCGATCCCTCGGTGAATAAGACCTTCGAGGCCTCCGTTAAGGCTGGCGAGACCTACACATACCCCACGTCTCTGCCGCTGGGTACCGTCGTGACGGTGTCGGAGGGGGACCTGCCCGCCGGTGTGGGCATCACCTGGAACGACGGCGAGAGCCGCGTCTTCGAGGCCGCCGACGGCGTGACCCTCTCGGCAGATAACCGCGAGGCTACCTTCACACTGAGCGATGATCAGGTCTACTCGCTGACCCTCACCAATGTTCTGGCTCCGACCCCGACTCCGTCGGCCACGCCTTCGACTCCCTCTCCGACCCCCTCGGCAACTCCTTCGCCCGCTCCGCAGCTGGCCAAGACTGGTACCGATGCGGCAGGCCTGGGTGTCCTGGCTGGAATCGTCGCGATCGCGGGCCTGTCTCTCGTGGCGGCCAAGCGTCGTAGTCACTGA